Proteins encoded together in one Impatiens glandulifera chromosome 1, dImpGla2.1, whole genome shotgun sequence window:
- the LOC124921197 gene encoding bidirectional sugar transporter SWEET2-like, protein MNPFVSVHDHYNIWKDVAGIAGNIFAFGLFVSPVDTFRRIIKSKSTELFSGLPYIYALLNCLLSAWYGSPLVSTGNTMVMSVNILGIVFQITYISVFITYAERDKKMKKLGLLLAIFSLFAAVAVGSLFITQLVTRRVFVGCLSGGALISMFASPLFVIKLVIRTRSVEYMPFYLSLSTFLMSTAFFVYGVLNSPPDPFIYVPNGIGTLLGIVQLALYFYYKDKSPTSNREPLILTYA, encoded by the exons ATGAATCCTTTCGTTTCTGTTCATGATCATTACAACATCTGGAAAGATGTAGCTGGAATTGCCG GAAACATATTTGCTTTTGGCCTTTTTGTATCACCAGT GGACACTTTCAGGAGGATTATCAAGAGCAAATCCACTGAATTGTTCTCAGGATTACCTTACATATATGCTCTCTTGAATTGCTTGTTATCTGCCTGGTATGGATCTCCTTTGGTGTCTACTGGAAACACAATGGTTATGTCTGTGAATATACTAGGCATTGTATTCCAGATAACATACATATCCGTGTTCATCACTTATGCAGAAAGAGATAAGAAG ATGAAGAAGCTCGGGTTGCTATTGGCAATTTTTAGCCTTTTCGCAGCTGTAGCTGTTGGGAGTTTGTTCATTACCCAACTTGTGACACGCCGTGTTTTTGTAGGGTGCCTTAGTGGTGGTGCTCTTATCTCAATGTTTGCCTCTCCCCTCTTTGTAATT AAATTGGTTATACGAACAAGGAGTGTTGAATACATGCCATTTTATCTTTCACTTTCGACATTCTTGATGAGCACGGCTTTCTTTGTTTACGGAGTTCTTAATTCCCCTCCCGATCCATTCATTTAT GTACCAAATGGAATTGGAACCTTGCTTGGAATAGTACAATTGGCATTGTATTTCTATTACAAAGACAAAAGTCCAACCAGCAATAGAGAGCCCTTGATCCTAACTTATGCATGA
- the LOC124922743 gene encoding glucan endo-1,3-beta-D-glucosidase: protein MAKVIAAFSIFVLISSFLSVGGNLKTIKAQKTWCVPKPSLNEGTLMENINFACSEVDCKKVLQKGLPCYSPDNLMNHAAIAMNLYYQCKGRNKWNCDFKNSGLITLSDPSYDNCVFE, encoded by the exons ATGGCTAAAGTAATTGCAGCTTTCTCCATCTTCGTTCTGATCTCATCCTTCCTTTCAG TTGGAGGAAACTTGAAGACAATCAAAGCACAg AAAACATGGTGTGTGCCTAAGCCATCATTGAATGAGGGGACACTGATGGAAAACATAAACTTTGCCTGCTCAGAAGTTGATTGCAAGAAGGTTCTACAGAAAGGGTTGCCATGTTATTCACCAGATAATCTTATGAACCATGCTGCCATTGCCATGAATCTTTACTATCAATGCAAAGGAAGGAACAAATGGAACTGTGATTTCAAAAACTCTGGCCTTATCACTCTTTCAGATCCCA GTTATGATAATTGTGTTTTCGAGTAG